In Hermetia illucens chromosome 5, iHerIll2.2.curated.20191125, whole genome shotgun sequence, a single window of DNA contains:
- the LOC119657636 gene encoding uncharacterized protein LOC119657636 produces the protein MSINRNNFDVSDFINVDFFHKALTNGLECGDIEIKEVVFTGGTKPGQNYCSQIHRATVTFRKDDQKAETIHLIVKYLPTSQSEFFKQLKIFDRENEMYTLVLNKMKNILKGEDIAPRYFYYTDDPTETIIFEDVTPLGYKIGDDPTGLDEKHCELVFTKLARYHAASMVLAVKHPEILEKFKDSVKLPEKGPDEPNFFLDNFKYLAQLVASWPGFEETAKKLDRFIPTIDANYNDWSGPAKNEIKVLTHCDLWTNNILFKYDGDAVKDVLFIDFQISYFSSPGIDLMHFLYTSPQFDILNERRDHMVEEYYYKTLASTLEDLGYLPIPTFADIVKEMEKREVVGFMWSMIQLFVICIDKDDCVDKGFDALNDAETGLKLRNAGMTSERFTKTIKYILRRLERVGVLQ, from the exons ATGTCTATCAACCGCAATAATTTCGATGTATCCGATTTTATCAATGTTGACTTTTTCCATAAAGCTCTTACAAATGGTTTAGAATGCGGGGATATTGAAATTAAGGAAGTCGTATTTACTGGAGGCACCAAACCAGGGCAAAACTATTGCAGTCAAATACACCGCGCTACCGTAACATTCAGAAAGGATGATCAGAAAGCAGAGACGATCCATTTAATCGTAAAATATTTACCAACCAGTCAATCGGAGTTTTTTAAACAATTGAAAATCTTTGATCGGGAAAATGAAATGTACACGCTCGTactgaataaaatgaaaaatatcttaaaaggAGAAGATATAGCTCCCAG ATATTTCTATTATACCGACGACCCAACTGAAACAATTATTTTTGAAGATGTCACCCCATTAGGGTATAAAATTGGAGATGACCCCACTGGGTTGGATGAAAAACACTGTGAACTAGTCTTCACGAAACTGGCCAGATATCACGCTGCTTCAATGGTACTCGCAGTCAAG CATCCTGAAATATTGGAGAAATTCAAGGATAGTGTAAAGCTGCCCGAAAAAGGTCCCGATGAACCCAATTTCTTTTTGGATAACTTCAAGTACTTGGCCCAATTGGTTGCATCTTGGCCAGGGTTCGAAGAAACAGCTAAGAAACTGGACCGGTTCATACCGACAATTGATGCAAATTACAACGACTGGAGTGGCCCAGCTAAAAACGAGATTAAAGTTCTCACTCACTGTGACCTTTGGACAAACAATATCCTTTTCAAATATGATGGTGACGCAGTGAAGGATGTGCTTTTT ATTGATTTCCAAATTTCGTACTTTTCGAGTCCCGGAATTGATTTAATGCACTTCCTCTATACAAGCCCGCAATTTGATATATTGAACGAAAGGCGCGATCATATGGTTGAAGAGTACTACTATAAAACACTTGCCTCTACTTTAGAAGATTTAGGATATTTGCCTATACCAACTTTTGCGGATATTGtgaaagaaatggaaaaacGAGAAGTTGTCGGTTTTATGTGGTCCATGATCCAGTTATTCGTGATTTGTATTGACAAGGATGACTGTGTTGACAAGGGTTTCGACGCTTTAAATGACGCAGAAACCGGGTTGAAGCTACGAAATGCTGGAATGACTTCAGAGCGCTTCACAAAAActattaaatatattttgaggcgaCTGGAACGCGTAGGTGTATTACAATAA